In the genome of Malania oleifera isolate guangnan ecotype guangnan chromosome 5, ASM2987363v1, whole genome shotgun sequence, the window GTTTAAAATTGTGCGCTTGCATTCTTACAGTTTCAGAAGTTGGATGAAGATTCCATTTGATGCGCAGCAAAAGTTGAGGATACTAATTGATGGATTCTCAAACACAGGAGTCAAACGGATAATAATGACCTTAAAAGAGTTAATAAATGCGATGGATATTGGAAAGAACTTCCCAAATCATTGAGAGCAAAACCCAAGAACCCATGGAAGGCAGCGGCAGCAGCACAACAACAACAAAGGGAACAAGGAATAAGGGCAAGCATATACACTTTCAACAAAATGCTCCATTGCatagtgtcacgagctaagcttgttcagggcattatgcttacctgtgaccgcttgcctcatgtgtttgggatgggtttccatcatgtaaatactagtgtagggttattttccagtatgtATTTCATTGTAagtcaaataaggcagtatgactcctcggtcactttgatgtttcctagtgctagagtgagaatagcccagaaagctcttttggagagggtgagtgtttatcaatcattgtaaaactcactagcaattgtcaacgtgcttagcctacttgcctccctcgctaagtacaccatgtcaacggaggatttgttaataaattacgtttgcttcaatgtttactgcttgcttaccacagttttcatgaattgattactgtttccgccgctatctgaatgaatgttaatgaaagtactTTGTGGATGAATATtagtaaacgataggctggctagttaaacaagagtgctttagctagcaccgcacagcccttcacaagggtgtgaaaatagtcggaccgtgacatttggtatcagagccaaggctcagttgctacgagaatttagttaccttcgttgtgggattttggaagctttggtaattgaccatggcaccaaacaatgctgaaagacttagtgcactggaagcacaagttgaagagacaaccaacaatatggccaacgagatggcctaactgaggggacttgttgatgaaatGATGGGATCACagcagcatcaagcaagtttgacgaGTGAAATGTCAAAGGACTTTGActacactgtggaaactttgcaggcccggatggctgatctggatgcaaaggtgaatctgatagTTCTTGCTAttgggaactccaacactctagGAGTTAGTAAGACCAAGGTACCTGAACCCAGGACGCAAaggggtgcccgtgatgctaaggagttaaagaacttcttgtttgatatggaacagtattttcgcgctgtgaggatggcctcaaaaCAGGTGAAAGTgaatactgcaaccatgtacttggtgggTGACGCCAAACTGTAGTAGCGTGTTAAGTACAATGACATTGAAAATGCAAACTATGCAATTGATAGTTGatcagacttgaagagagagttCAAGGCTTAATTCTTTCCtaaaaatgttgagtataatgcaaggaaaaagctgagagacctcaagcatactgggtcgatcagggaatatgtgaaacaattttctactttgatgttggatatccgggatatgtcggagaaggacaagttgttctattttctagaggggatgaaaccatgggcaaggactgaacttcatagacaaagagttcaagacttgtctaccgcacaagctgctgcagaacgcttgactgactatgctGGGAAGAATACCACTTCGTCCAAAGgatttggcggagagggaaacaatggaaagtctttgaagaaaggcaaacccaagagtgggggagccaactataaagcatcaacctcaaaggaagcttcgtcgtctcgagggttcaacacacttaagggaaagggtaaacttgagtgtttcttgtgtcgagatcctcatagagtttttgagtgccctcacaaggcatcacttaatgctttacaggcttccattacCGAACAGGCACTGGAAGATGATGGGGAAGAAGATGAGaccccgaggatgggtgcaatgcggaaggtgagcacattggaaaagcaggcgaaaGCCCCAAATGTTACACGAGCCagagggctaatgtttgtggacttgagaatcaatgggaagagcacccgcactatggtggataccggggctacccataactttgtttccAAACCAGAAGCTTGGAGattcaacttatccttagagaaggatatagGACACATGAAAGCAATTAAttttgtagcccagcctactctgggaatagccaagcaagttactgtgaagcttgggcagtgggaaggtcatgtgaatttcacagcaatgccattggatgactttccagtcattttggAAATGGAGTTCTTAAGGGGAACaaaggcagtgctgatgccttcggctggttccctatgtctaATGGGAGATTacccgtgcatggtgcaagttgttgcaacgaaaggagacgatgggaagttcctttcagccatgcaactcaagaaaggtTTGAGGAAGGGAAAAcagacatatctagccacggtggtggtagataaAGAAGTAGGCAAAGAGTTGGTAcctacaaccatccaagcggtgttgtatgagtacaaggaggtgatgccaGATAAGTTGCCTCACGAATTACCTCCACTATGGGGTGTgaagcatgagatcgagttgtttctaagagtgaaaccacctgcaaaAGGGCCATATCGAACGGCGCCTCCAGAGTTAGTAAaattgaggaagcaacttgatgaattatTGGAAGCGGGATATGTTTGCCCTTCTAAAGCACCATTGGGAACACCGGTGCTGTTTCAAAAGAAACATGATGAGAGCCTACGaatgtgtgtagactaccgcgcgctcaacaaggtaacagtgcgcaacaagtatccta includes:
- the LOC131156129 gene encoding uncharacterized protein LOC131156129, whose product is MQLKKGLRKGKQTYLATVVVDKEVGKELVPTTIQAVLYEYKEVMPDKLPHELPPLWGVKHEIELFLRVKPPAKGPYRTAPPELVKLRKQLDELLEAGYVCPSKAPLGTPVLFQKKHDESLRMKFVEGYSRRTTPMTELLKKGHGWNWTEECQGAFDDLKDAMMRDPVLALPDVMKPFEVQTDASDFALGRVLVQEGHLVVYESRKLSKAKRKYTS